One stretch of Pseudomonas azotoformans DNA includes these proteins:
- a CDS encoding MFS transporter: MSIYNKLDLTGWKPRQLTSQEVRFATWIAFFAWVFAVYDFILFGTLLPEIGRHFGWGEVEQAEIATWVAVGTAVVAFAIGPVVDKLGRRKGIIFTVAGSALCSALTAIGGAWGKSPLILIRSLGGLGYAEETVNATYLSELYGASEDPRLTKRRGFIYSLVQGGWPVGALIAAGLTALLLPIIGWQGCFIFAAIPAIVIAIMARKLKESPQFQIHQRISELRKSGAVKEAQNVAVTYGVDYDEHSKAGLKAAFRGPARRATLVIGAALLLNWAAIQVFSVLGTSVIVSVHHISFENSLIILVLSNLVGYCGYLSHGWMGDKIGRRNVIGLGWMLGGLAFAGMLFGPSNMPMVVGLYSLGLFFLIGPYSAALFFISESFPTSIRATGGAIIHAMGPIGAVVAGFGATQVLSAGSDWQTAALWFGALPCFLSGALMFAARHVRPETVQ, encoded by the coding sequence ATGTCCATCTACAACAAGCTTGACCTGACTGGCTGGAAACCCCGGCAACTGACGTCCCAGGAAGTGCGCTTCGCCACCTGGATCGCGTTTTTCGCCTGGGTGTTTGCGGTGTATGACTTCATCCTGTTCGGCACCTTGCTGCCGGAGATTGGCCGGCACTTTGGCTGGGGTGAAGTGGAGCAAGCGGAAATCGCGACCTGGGTCGCGGTGGGCACGGCGGTGGTGGCCTTCGCCATTGGCCCGGTGGTCGACAAGTTGGGCCGGCGCAAAGGCATTATCTTCACCGTGGCCGGCTCTGCACTGTGTTCGGCGCTGACCGCAATCGGTGGTGCGTGGGGCAAGTCGCCGCTGATTTTGATCCGTTCGTTGGGCGGCCTGGGCTATGCCGAGGAGACCGTCAACGCCACCTATCTCAGCGAGCTGTACGGCGCCTCGGAAGACCCGCGCCTGACCAAACGCCGTGGCTTTATCTACAGCCTGGTGCAAGGCGGCTGGCCGGTCGGTGCGTTGATTGCCGCTGGGTTGACCGCGCTGTTGCTGCCGATCATCGGCTGGCAGGGCTGCTTTATCTTCGCCGCGATCCCGGCCATCGTCATCGCGATCATGGCACGCAAGCTCAAGGAGAGCCCACAGTTCCAGATTCACCAACGTATCAGCGAGCTGCGTAAAAGCGGCGCGGTGAAAGAAGCGCAGAACGTCGCCGTGACCTACGGCGTCGACTACGACGAACACAGCAAGGCTGGCCTCAAGGCCGCCTTCCGTGGCCCGGCGCGCCGCGCCACGTTGGTGATCGGCGCCGCGCTGTTACTCAACTGGGCGGCGATCCAGGTGTTCAGCGTGCTGGGCACTTCGGTGATCGTCAGCGTGCACCACATCTCGTTCGAGAACTCGCTGATCATCCTTGTGCTGTCGAACTTGGTGGGCTACTGCGGTTACCTCAGCCACGGCTGGATGGGCGACAAGATCGGCCGTCGCAATGTGATCGGCCTGGGCTGGATGCTCGGCGGTCTGGCGTTTGCCGGGATGCTGTTTGGCCCGAGCAATATGCCGATGGTGGTCGGGCTGTACAGCCTGGGCCTGTTTTTCCTGATCGGGCCGTACTCGGCGGCGCTGTTCTTTATCAGCGAGAGTTTCCCCACCAGCATCCGTGCGACCGGTGGCGCGATCATCCACGCCATGGGGCCGATTGGTGCGGTGGTCGCAGGCTTTGGCGCGACCCAAGTGTTGTCCGCCGGCAGCGACTGGCAGACCGCCGCGCTGTGGTTCGGCGCGCTGCCGTGCTTCCTGTCCGGCGCGCTGATGTTCGCCGCACGGCATGTGCGTCCGGAAACCGTTCAGTAA